ggtcacggcgaagaagataggggagatcaaaccgctcttggacccttgggttccttgtaatgatgttattagttgagtcgagaatggtcttgaacgaacctgccatgctagccgaggtgatgatgtcacaCCGATCAATTAGTTCCTCCATGATGACTCACAAGTGtaggggacctatcgtagtcctttcgataagtaagggtgttgaacccaacgaggagcagaaggaaatgataagcggttttcagcaaggtattctctgcaagcactgaaataataggtaacagatagttttgtgataagataatttgtaacgagcaacaagtaacaaaagtaaataaagtgcagcaaggtggcccaatcctttttgtagcaaaggacaagcctggacaaactcttatatagagaaaagcgctcccgaggacacatgggaattatcgccaagctagttttcatcacgttcatatgattcgcattcggtactttgataatttgatatgtgggtggaccggtgcttgggtgctgtccttacttggacaaacatcccacttatgattaactcctattgcaagcatccgcaactacaaaagaagtattaaggtaaacctaaccatagcatgaaacatatggatccaaatcaaccccttacgaagcaatgcataaacaagggtttaagcttctgtcactctagcaacccatcatctacttattacttcccaatgccttcctctaggcccaaacaatgctgaagtgtcatgtagtcgacgttcacatgacaccactagaggagagacaacatacatctaatcaatatatcgaacgaataccaaattcacatgactactaatagcaagacttctcccatgtcctcaggaacaaacgtaactactcacaaagcatattcatgttcataatcagaggggtattaatatgcataatggatctgaacatatgatcttccaccaagtaaaccaactagcatcaactacaaggagtaatcaacactactagcaacctacaggtaccaatcccaggctatgagacaaagattggatacaagagataaactagggtttgagaggagatggtgctggtgaagatgttgatggagattgaccccctcccgatgagaggatcgttggtgatgacgatggcgatgattttcccctcccggagggaagtgtcccggcagaacagctctgccggagccctagattggttccgccaaggttccgcctcgtggcggcggagtctcgtcccgaaagcttgcttatgatttttttctcggacgaaagacttcatatagcagaagatgggcaccggagggccaccagggggcccacaaggcagggggcgcgcccaggggggtagggcgcgcccccaccctcgtggccagggtgtgggccccctctggtattttcttcgctcagtattttttattatttccaaaaataacttccgtggagtttcaagacttttggggttgtgcaaaataggtctctaatatttgctccttttccagcccagaattcccgctgccggcattctccctctttatgtaaacctagtaaaataagagagaataggcataagtattgtgacataatgtgtaataacagcccataatgcaataaatatcgatataaaagcatgatgcaaaatggacgtatcactccaccacgtcatctttcagatcggggcaagaataatggggtcgtttccggcctgttccctccatggagaagatgatcgaacaatggcagaaggaagggtcaaggcaaatggagggatgaagagcgtgcgacagcagttccaaatcgagagggaaaggcgaagaggcggtggacggttgccacggtacacgaagaggcgcctggggagcgaacagttgccacagaggtcacacactgacgacaagggccgagtgaaccgcatgcgtatatcgcacacaccttgatctggctgaccgtttcttttgtgttgcctaatcacaaacagttcatccgagtgaaccgtatgttgtatatcgcacacaccttcatctggttgcccgtttcttttgtgttgcctaatcacaaacagttcattcgagtgaaccgtatgctgtgtatcgcacacgccttcatctggctgcccatttcttttgttcctcctcatcacaaacagttaagtgaactgaaccgtatgcccttcatcgcacacgcaactaaaacctgaaccgtgtttgatgcatctatcatcgcaaacgttttatacatttctgacggttttcatacaccaccgtttgcgattattgcctcgcacatagtttctcgaagggtctctgatcgtaatgtcacgttagcagcatcctgcagtagtgtaagtgcatatagtgccccttagtgtttttggtgtattgaagacttataggttaatggactaatgtgtttgtgagtgtacataggtctataagtctatgaggagtttgatatttacgatgaaagtcgacccctaaaaatgaatgtcttcagctgaagactttggttttcttgaagactttgaaagtgcggaaattggtgtgaccttgaagacttgatattcatgcgaggattatgaagcatgaagacttttgttttcgtagtttcattttctctttcttgagtcataggaaacaccgtactgttaaagggggtagaggtaaaactaaggaaaagtttccaagtgatgctcatctcaaaatcctacacctacccaatcctttcgagtgaagccattggaaatctcatacagttcagtcaatttcttcagtgacagagacgaagatcttctagtctctgaggaatttgttctgactgaggagttaggaattcgccagtgcggattgcctacaagtgaggaacatgatagctctgaggaatttgatactcaaatttccgaccattgtcgtgctacacgccagctgtcccaaaatatctacccacctaacggtcatatcattgaagggcatttatgtcttatcatgtcgggttgctccctaggctataaatagccgccccctacaaccactagttggttggctgctccaagagaaactgacacttgtcattgagagcatcccatcctccgaggactttgagtgaaaatcatcagtgaggaaaacccaaacacctacaaacccaaaatgattgagcatcactgaagagattgtgcctgtgtggaaccgacgcttgttacctttgaggattgtgcatcctccagacggttaggcgtcatggtctagagcatccaagaggaaattgtggatcgccgagtgactgagtctgtgaaggtttggaagtcacatgaagacttaccacgagtgattgggcgaggtctgcgtgatcttagctcaaggagaatacggtgaggaatgtgtgtcctcgggtttaaatacctagtcgctccaaccagacgtacgactgtcacaacagttggaactggtctaccaaatcatcatcttcaccaagctactggttctatttcctcagtcctttcatttcctcattcatgtgttcatgtagttgatcgttactgtttgaagactttgactgaagactttctcaatttcctcaatcctaattcttcagtcactttgtcttcagcctgcttatcatgtttacacgctacttgtgctctgtgtatgtttcatttcatcatgatgtctatgctactgctctgttatgcatgcacctgagtacttattccgctgcaagtagttcgtGACTTAGGAAATCCTCAAGTTGAATttctcagtgacgaatttgtaaaaatcgcctattcaccacccctgtagtcgatataacgcacttacagacctttagtcccggtgggagacaccaaccgggactaaagggcaactaaaggttagacctttactcccggttggagacaccaaccgggactaaaggggttctcaaagtttcaaactctacccccccccccccatcgccatttcagttttgaaaaaaaaatgataaaaacttcaaaaattaaaatccttcgagatgtagttatgttactacatctacttgttaggaaaattaaaaaacataaatttcgacatgtcacctagatacttcaatggcaccacaagtatccatgagttaattatacgatacgcatcaaacaatttcagattcataatactcaatccaacacaatttcagattcataatacttgtccaacattttttaaatgcttgattaacaattttaaatacttgttcaacatttttttcaatgcttgattaatatttatatACATGATCAGAAAATTTCATCATTTCTTTATAAACGgtaaacattttttctatacacgtttaacatttttaaaatgcttggttaacatttttcaaatacttgttcaacattttttttaaatgcctgattgacatttttatatacataatcaaaaaaattcatcattttttaaatgcatgatctacattttttatacacatttaacatttttttaaacaaatgttcaacattttttcagaTGCTTGATTAAGTTTTTTTAATACAAGATAATTGTGTTCATACACATTGGTTTTTTATACATTTTTCTTATACGTGATAAACAATTTCTTGATACAcagttaacatttttcaaatgcttggtcacCATTTTTAAAAGTTTTTTTAGTATTTTTTAATTAATATACATATATATggtatattttaaagtataaaacaaataaaaaataaagtaaaaaatcaGACACAGAAacgtaaaaagaaaaagaacaaaacgAGTCTTGGGCCTCTCGCGCTGCTGGGCCGGGCCAATTCGTCCTCCCCTTCAGCGAGATCCGGCCTAAAAAAAAGATTATCCGCTAGAGGGTTATTATATTTATAGGGGAAACAAGAAGCAGAGAGTGAGAAAACCTAGGCGTGCTATGCGCCGCATCGCACCCAAAATCTCCCTCCGCCCCCCTCCGCCCTCAGTCAGACGCTCCGGCTGCCCCTCCCCCTGGCCCGCCTACTCCGCTCCTCCGCCGGCCACCAAGTTCTCCTGCTGGGACTGGGGACCCTAACTAAACCCGACGAGCCGTAAGAGCTCGCCGCTGCTGCCTCAGATCGCCTCCGCTTGGTAATTTCTCTTTGCAGATCAGATCTCGATGCTATTCCTGGCTATCAGCTAGTATTAATGGGTAGGAATTCAGAGATCATACTAGCACAATTCATCAAAATGGAAACATTTTCTGCCTTCAAATAAAATGCTTGCTGCGTAACAAGATAGGTTAGGATGAACATAATTTTGTGAGCTAGGCACTAACCTGCTAATTATTTTGCATCTCTTTTTTGTCTGATTTATCTTTTTATACCTGATAGTTCAGCCTGGGACATGTTTCATTCCCCGCCCCGCCACATGTTCTCAAGATAAATCAGAGCAAAGTAGAAAAGACAAACTCATGATCCAATCAAGTGGAGCTACTGTGCAAATTTGAACCTCTGGAAATTTTCTTCTTATTGAGTTTCATTGACAGTGCAAAAATACGGAATTGACAACACTAAAACATGACTTCTTTAATGTGGTTGATAGGCTTTGTTGTACTGCAGCCTTGTTACTCGTATTCTGTTCTGTACTTTATTATGTAGCAGATTATTTAGGGCAAGTACGAGTCTGTTCAATCCCAACTCCACCTATGTGGTTCATATAGCTGCCACTGATTCAGAGGGCATTGCTTATTTTGTTTCTTTCGGAATACAGGTAATGGCAGAGCTTTGCCGAGAGGAAGGTTCATAATTGATAAGATATCAGAAAAGATGGAAAACCAGGACGTCATGCTGCCTCAAGACGTGCTTGCAGACGTCCTACGTCGTATTGCACTACGCGACCTTGTCATATCCCGCTGTGTCTGCAAGGCCTGGTGCACCATCATCGATGCTCGCCACCTATTTCCAGCTGACCTCCTTCCACACTGGGTAGGCGGTATAATCATCAATTTCAACGACTTGATGTTGTCAGAATTCTTCTCTCGCCCATCGACAGGCCCCTTGGTGTCTGGCAACCTCAACTACTTACCTTCCACATCTGTCGTCAAGGACCATTGCAATGGCCTTCTCTTGCTTGATGGCTACGTGGTTAACCCCGCTACAAGACAGTGGGCGGAGTTGCCACCGTGCCCATCTCTGGGGCTGGAGTCTTTTGAAGGAGAGCACCTTGTATTTGACCCAACCATATCTCCGCACTATGAGGTGCTGGTAATCCCCATTTCTCCCAAGTTAGACCGTGATGTCAAATTGGATCCCACTGTAGAGGAATTAGAATGGCCAGCATCATTATGCATGCTACATGTGTTCTCGTCAAGGACAAAACGATGGGAGGAGAGGCGCTTTGTTCGGGAAGGGGAGGCTGCTGGGACAATTGCGGACATGCGATCGACTCGGCAATATTATCAGAACCGTGCTGTCTACTGGCGAGGATCACTTTACGTCCATTTGCCAAGCCACTTTGTTATGAGGTAACTGCTCACTCATGAAATATCATTTTTTTTATTGTTTAACTACATATCAATGAAAATTTTATCCAGTTATATGATTTATTACTAGTGTTTCTCAATGATTTCATTCTTGCAGGATATCATTGTCAAACAACAAGTATCAAGTAATTAAACCACCGAAAGGGAGAAGCACTCTATTTGGGAAAGATATGCTTTATATAGGTAAGTCAGAGAAGGGGATTTATTGTGCACCTGTGGATAACCCGGTCCGGGTATGGATCCTTGATGAATCGTGTGGGCAGTTGGAATGGGTGTTGAGGCATAACATTTCCCTTCACGTTGACACTGACGAAAGCAGCAGACCCTGGACATTACAGGATGTTAACTATTATGAAGGCTATGGTGAGGATGCTAAAGATGAAGCAATAGCGCGGCAGAAATTTGACTGGGATTCTGACAGTGATAATCTTATTGACCCCAAAAGCATGGCTGATGACGAGTCTCCTTGTTATACTGGTATACTTGGATTCCATCCTTTCAAAGAGGTTGTCTTCCTGTGTGTCGGATTGCAAAGAGGGCTGGCATACCATTTAGATAGCTCGAAGGTCCAAGAGTTGGGAAACATATTTCCCAAATGTTATGGCACATCGATTGGTATCCAGCCATTTATAAAGGAGTCTTTCATATACACTCCTTGCTGGATGGAAGAGTTTCCATAGAGCAATCAATTTAACTCATCTTCTCTTGTTGATAAGCACAGCGTATCTGAATAAGAGATCTAATAGTCAACTTATGTCTGATTGAGTTTCTTCTGGTCTATTGTATGTCAAACATTGACCGGTCATATCTAAGCCTCATTGCTGCAAGTTTTTTGCGTTTCGAGTAACATCAATTAGTGTTTACATATGTCCAAGTTGCTGAACCAATGGAAGCATGTCGTTGTGTGTATTTGCAAACGTTGCCAAGAGGTTTATATGAGTGGTACTGACACTCAAAAGAACTGTGAGTACCACTCATAAACCTCTTGGCAACGTTTTTTGAGTGTGTATTTGTTGCATGCCCACTGGTTTTGTGCTGTCCGGTATTGCTTCCGTCCAGCAACGTCCCATTCTTTTTTTTCCTTCAGCTGTTCACCACTCACCACAATCACTGTTTAGCTCTCGGGCATATGACACGGTTGCCGAGTTTCTTTCGTTTGCCGAGTTCCTTTTACTTGGCTCACAGCATTGTCCTGTCTTTGCCGTGTTCTACCTTTGGCTGAGTGTGGCTCTCGGCGTACAACGTACTCCTATTTGACGAGAGCCCGAGATTTGGCTATCGGCATAGCTCAAAGCACTTGGCGTAGACAGTTTTTCCAGTAATGATCATTAATGCTTACATGTCCCAAATTGCTGAACTAATGGAAGCACGCCGTTGTGTGTATTTGCAGCACGTTTGCAAACATTGCCAGGAGGTTTGTATGAGTGGTGCTGATACTCAAAGGAACTGTGAGTTTTATATATGGAGCACATCACTATGTTACAGGTTGTTACTTGTTAGCACTCACCACAATCACTGCCCCCTACCTTTCATTCGGGTTCACTCACAGACAATTATTCTCCATGTCTAATCTCCTTTTCGATAGAACAGGCAGCCCAAAGAGAAGCCGATCAATTTCCTATGGATCTTGTAGGTTGGAGGATAGGAACATGCACAACTCGAAACAACCTACAAGTTGTTTGGATTTATCAGTTTCCACTCCATCTCGCCTCTCCACGTGCGCTCAGGCCCCCAGGTTCTTTTGTGTCCCTGTCGTGGGAGTACGGAGGAGACGCAGATCGGCGGCGACTAATGGCAGCTTCCGCCTCGATGGGATCGGCTCGGTGAAGGGGAAAGGCAAGGAAGGAGATGAGGTTGATCTGGAATCAGCGATGAGAAACATGAACCAGAAGGAATCAGAACTCTGACGTTTTCGTAGGGGAGGAGTAGCTGCGGAAAAGCCGAAGATCACATCAAACCGCACCGCTCTAGTCTAGTCTATAGCATCTTGGCATACAAAATGGTACTACATCGATCATTTATGCTCATTCTGAGACGGTACTGTTGGTACTCCCACCCCGCGGCCCGGCGATCTTGAACTGCTTCCGTTCATCCAGGAGACTCCGGAGCAGGCCCAGCTTCATGGGCAGACCCTTGAGGCAGTTGCCGTGGAAGGTGCAGAGCTGCCGGAAGTCCTTCTTGTGCTGGCAGAAGCTGCCGAAGTAGGCCGTGTCGACAAAGTGCAGCACCACGCCGTGCCGCAGCGACAGCTCGTGCTTCACCTTGTCGAACACTTACTTGTCGTGCTGGCCCGGGTGCGCCCTCCTCGCCTCGTACCACCCCTTGAAGAAGGCGACCGTCCTCGCGCTCGGCCTCGCGTACGGGAACCCGCCGTTGGCATTCTTCCACACGTCGTAGGGGTTGTCGCCATAGAACTGGTCGCACGAGATGGCGACGTCGGCGCCCACCGGCACCCGCAGCAGCGGGTTCCCAAACCACACGATGTCCACGTCCTGA
This window of the Triticum aestivum cultivar Chinese Spring chromosome 5D, IWGSC CS RefSeq v2.1, whole genome shotgun sequence genome carries:
- the LOC123122057 gene encoding uncharacterized protein, whose amino-acid sequence is MENQDVMLPQDVLADVLRRIALRDLVISRCVCKAWCTIIDARHLFPADLLPHWVGGIIINFNDLMLSEFFSRPSTGPLVSGNLNYLPSTSVVKDHCNGLLLLDGYVVNPATRQWAELPPCPSLGLESFEGEHLVFDPTISPHYEVLVIPISPKLDRDVKLDPTVEELEWPASLCMLHVFSSRTKRWEERRFVREGEAAGTIADMRSTRQYYQNRAVYWRGSLYVHLPSHFVMRISLSNNKYQVIKPPKGRSTLFGKDMLYIGKSEKGIYCAPVDNPVRVWILDESCGQLEWVLRHNISLHVDTDESSRPWTLQDVNYYEGYGEDAKDEAIARQKFDWDSDSDNLIDPKSMADDESPCYTGILGFHPFKEVVFLCVGLQRGLAYHLDSSKVQELGNIFPKCYGTSIGIQPFIKESFIYTPCWMEEFP